TGTCGGGGAAGCTGTCGGCCGGGTAGGTGTGGGTGAGTTCGGGCCGGTGGGGTCCGTAAGCCTCTTCCGGCGGGATGGAGACGGACTTGGTCTCGCCGACAGCCATTCCGACGACGGCGTTTTCAAAGCCGGGGATCACCTGCCGTTGGCCGATGACGAAATCGATGCCCTGGCCGGCCGTCGTGCTGTCAAACACCACGCCGTCATCGGTCTTTCCCACATATTCGATTTTCACGCGATCGCCGATCTTGGCGGTCTGCGGGCTGCTGCAGCCGATGACGAGCGCGAGCGCGCCTGCGAGAACGCATGCCGACAGGAAAACTCTCA
This genomic window from Candidatus Zixiibacteriota bacterium contains:
- a CDS encoding peptidylprolyl isomerase codes for the protein MGCSSPQTAKIGDRVKIEYVGKTDDGVVFDSTTAGQGIDFVIGQRQVIPGFENAVVGMAVGETKSVSIPPEEAYGPHRPELTHTYPADSFPDNIQPELGMQLQMQTPDGQPVTLVITAIDRDSNVTVDANHHLAGKTLLFDLKLVEIMAVAGDGAEE